The following proteins are co-located in the Parafannyhessea umbonata genome:
- a CDS encoding HAD family hydrolase translates to MAGSSVGNAAGEKDAPSSAEAAIQNVIFDMGGVLMRFSGIEFARKFTSCEDDARALDAALFSHPSWALLDAGAIDDDTMERVSRELLPERLHGALHECLHGWWRHRTVVPGTNELVARLHDAGYGCYLLSNAGTSFMAFKDSIPAFSHMDGWLVSSFVRLMKPDPRIYHMLAGEYGLDPARCLFVDDNADNVRGARAAGMHGHLFTDAGALEQDLLARGLSF, encoded by the coding sequence ATGGCAGGCTCAAGCGTTGGCAACGCCGCGGGCGAGAAGGACGCGCCTTCCTCGGCCGAGGCCGCCATACAAAACGTGATATTCGACATGGGCGGCGTGCTCATGCGCTTTAGCGGCATCGAGTTCGCCCGAAAGTTCACCTCATGCGAAGACGACGCGCGGGCCCTTGACGCCGCGCTCTTCTCGCACCCGTCCTGGGCGCTTCTGGATGCCGGGGCGATTGACGACGACACCATGGAGCGCGTGTCGCGAGAGCTCCTGCCAGAGCGCCTGCACGGCGCGCTGCACGAGTGCCTGCACGGCTGGTGGCGCCACCGCACCGTCGTCCCGGGCACAAACGAGCTGGTGGCGCGCCTGCACGATGCCGGCTACGGCTGCTACCTGCTCTCGAACGCCGGGACGAGCTTCATGGCGTTCAAGGACTCCATCCCCGCGTTCTCGCACATGGACGGCTGGCTCGTGTCCTCGTTCGTGCGCCTCATGAAGCCGGACCCGCGCATCTACCACATGCTTGCGGGCGAGTACGGGCTCGACCCCGCGCGCTGCCTCTTCGTGGACGACAACGCGGACAACGTGCGCGGCGCGCGTGCGGCCGGCATGCACGGTCACCTCTTCACGGACGCGGGCGCGCTCGAGCAAGACCTTCTGGCGCGCGGGCTCTCGTTCTAG
- a CDS encoding aminopeptidase C yields MSKDSLSVDTTWAQERNAAFGADRANRVARNAVTSANVMAAARDTTKMRTYSDTFGVTVPKTAEVTNQRQSGRCWFFSAMNALRHDTMTFLDVDTIEFSQAFGMFYDKLEKANSTLEYVIQTADLPEDAREVCHVLDFGMGDGGYYSFAMNVVRKWGIVPKYAMPETACTKNSSQMNAQLERLVRKDAFTLRRMHKDGAPEAELRAAKQDMLADVHQLLATCLGEPPVTFDFVMKVGKNCKADAAKLSPIEPAPKPATDGADGGAQGEKDESRASQVIRDLGITPLEFAERYVPADPDDYVALVSMPGESRPYGRAYHLTLTDSVQGGTPIRVLNVEPQVLEQAAIASLRAGVPCAMACDVMQEFPRNIEDFKYVLSLDGEDLNGLFGVDLSMTRADMIDARETSLTHAMCFQGVELDADGQPKAWRIENSWGKDQGKDGYLVMSADWFRLYGGEVDVRREFVPADVLKLWDEAPVEDVAPWSNICHALGTRD; encoded by the coding sequence ATGAGCAAGGATTCACTCAGCGTCGACACCACATGGGCGCAGGAGCGCAACGCCGCGTTTGGCGCGGATCGCGCAAACCGCGTCGCCAGGAACGCCGTCACGTCCGCGAACGTGATGGCCGCCGCACGCGACACCACAAAGATGCGCACGTACAGCGACACGTTTGGCGTGACCGTCCCCAAGACCGCCGAGGTCACGAACCAACGCCAGAGCGGCCGCTGCTGGTTCTTCAGCGCCATGAACGCGCTGCGCCACGACACCATGACCTTCCTCGACGTGGACACGATCGAGTTCAGCCAGGCGTTTGGCATGTTCTACGACAAGCTCGAGAAGGCGAACTCCACGCTCGAGTACGTCATCCAGACCGCGGACCTGCCGGAAGACGCCCGCGAGGTCTGCCACGTGCTCGACTTTGGCATGGGCGACGGCGGCTACTACTCGTTCGCGATGAACGTCGTGCGCAAGTGGGGCATCGTCCCGAAGTACGCCATGCCCGAGACCGCGTGCACCAAGAACTCCAGCCAGATGAACGCCCAGCTCGAGCGCCTGGTGCGCAAGGACGCGTTCACGCTGCGCCGCATGCACAAGGACGGGGCCCCAGAAGCAGAGCTGCGCGCCGCAAAGCAGGACATGCTGGCCGACGTGCACCAGCTGCTCGCGACGTGCCTGGGCGAGCCGCCCGTCACGTTCGACTTCGTGATGAAGGTCGGCAAGAACTGCAAGGCGGACGCGGCAAAGCTCTCCCCCATCGAGCCCGCGCCGAAGCCAGCGACGGACGGTGCCGACGGCGGCGCCCAGGGCGAGAAGGACGAGTCCCGCGCCTCGCAGGTCATCCGCGACCTCGGCATCACGCCGCTCGAGTTCGCCGAGCGCTACGTGCCCGCCGACCCCGACGACTACGTCGCCCTCGTCTCCATGCCCGGCGAGTCGCGCCCGTACGGCCGCGCGTACCACCTCACGCTCACGGACTCCGTCCAGGGCGGCACGCCCATCCGCGTGCTGAACGTGGAGCCGCAGGTGCTTGAGCAGGCGGCCATCGCGAGCCTGAGGGCCGGCGTCCCATGCGCCATGGCGTGCGACGTCATGCAGGAGTTCCCGCGCAACATCGAGGACTTCAAGTACGTGCTGTCGCTCGACGGCGAGGACCTGAACGGCCTGTTCGGCGTCGACCTCTCCATGACCCGCGCCGACATGATCGACGCGCGCGAGACCAGCCTCACCCACGCCATGTGCTTCCAGGGCGTCGAGCTGGACGCCGACGGCCAGCCCAAGGCGTGGCGCATCGAGAACAGCTGGGGCAAGGATCAGGGCAAGGACGGCTACCTGGTCATGAGCGCCGACTGGTTCCGCCTGTACGGCGGCGAGGTCGACGTGCGCCGCGAGTTCGTGCCCGCAGACGTCCTGAAGCTGTGGGACGAGGCGCCCGTGGAGGACGTCGCCCCGTGGAGCAACATCTGCCACGCCCTCGGCACGAGGGACTAG
- a CDS encoding helix-turn-helix domain-containing protein — protein MDSSSSVSIGLRIASMRGFRRLTQEQLGGMVGVTKQTVSGWEHGKRTPDSDMLAKICRALDCSADYIIGLSDTPNGHFAGRA, from the coding sequence ATGGATTCCTCTTCTTCCGTCTCTATAGGACTGCGTATCGCATCGATGCGGGGCTTTCGCAGGCTCACGCAGGAGCAGCTTGGCGGCATGGTTGGCGTGACAAAGCAGACCGTGAGCGGATGGGAGCACGGCAAGCGCACTCCCGACTCGGACATGCTCGCGAAGATATGCCGCGCGCTCGATTGCAGCGCGGACTACATCATTGGGCTGTCAGACACGCCTAATGGTCACTTCGCTGGCCGCGCGTGA
- a CDS encoding helix-turn-helix transcriptional regulator, whose product MSNRFKERRNELGLSAEQAAVKIGVTLGTLYSWERGDTKPNAKKLADMAVAYEVSADWLIGLEK is encoded by the coding sequence GTGTCCAACAGGTTCAAGGAACGCAGGAACGAACTCGGCCTCTCCGCAGAGCAAGCTGCCGTGAAGATAGGAGTCACGCTCGGGACGCTCTACTCGTGGGAGCGCGGAGACACGAAGCCGAACGCGAAGAAGCTCGCCGACATGGCAGTCGCTTATGAGGTGTCTGCCGACTGGCTCATTGGGCTTGAAAAGTAA
- a CDS encoding helix-turn-helix domain-containing protein: MTYTVRQLHDMTGVPMTTIYDAIHKGLLKAKPLPGYERGYRIKESEVQRYFNGGDAVGSERP; encoded by the coding sequence ATGACATACACGGTCCGTCAGCTCCACGACATGACTGGCGTTCCGATGACAACGATTTACGACGCGATACACAAGGGGCTGCTCAAGGCCAAACCGCTCCCCGGATACGAGCGCGGATACCGCATCAAGGAGAGCGAGGTCCAGAGGTACTTCAACGGAGGCGATGCCGTTGGCAGCGAACGTCCTTGA